In Gossypium hirsutum isolate 1008001.06 chromosome A10, Gossypium_hirsutum_v2.1, whole genome shotgun sequence, the DNA window ATGAGAAATGTGTCGATATTCCTTCTTCGGAACCTGTTATGATTCCGGGAAATTCAGGGAACGTAGTGTCTTCCTTGGGAACTTGTTCTGATAGAGTTGGACTAAATGATGGTACAGTGTTGGCCTTATCCGGTCGGGATTTTGCTAGCCAGTTTAAGAATGAGAATTATGTTGATGTTCTTCCTTTGGAACATGTTATGGTTCCGGGAAATTTAGTGCCTTCCTTTGGAACCTGTTCTGATATAGTTGGACTAAATGTTGATAACCAACCTGTTCCGATTCCGGGAAATTCAGTGCCTTCCTCGAGTGTGAACGAGGGAGATTTGCATGAGGATTTTGACTTTAGCGATGAAGTTCTTAAGTACATAAGTCAGATGCTTATGGAAGAAGATatggaagataagacttgtatgtTTAAAGAGTCATCGGCAGCACTTCAGGCTGCCGAGAAAGCGTTTTATGAGGTTCTCGGAGAGAGGTATCCACCTTCTCCTAAATATGATGGTGATCAAAACCAAGAAAGCTCCGATGAAAGTCATGGTCAAAATTGTTGGGGATGTAGTAGTGCAAGCATTAGTAGTGGTAGCGTAGTTGATCCCGGTCACAATCACGATTTCAGTGAGCAAAGGGCTCTGAACTTCCCATCCCAGGCTAGTTCATCTCATAGCTCGGGAAACAGTACTGGTAGTGTGGTAGATGGATATGCAGATTCTCCGGTAAGTACTGTTAGGCTTCCGGAAATATTTAACAATAGTGAGTCTGCcatacaattcagaaaaggctTCGAGGAAGCGAGTAAGTTCCTCCCGAATGGTGGAAGCTTGTTTGTTCACGGGGAGAATGACGGATTGTTTCTCAAAGAGCTAAAGGAAGAGACTAAAGATGTGGCAGTAGATAAGGTGGATAAGGATGAGATTTCCCGGGATGGATCAAGGGGAAAGAAAAAACCTTATCCTGAGGATCTGAGTCTAGAGTGTGGGAGGAGTACCAAGCAATCTTTAGTTTATACTGAGTCTGCTGTAAGCCCTGAAATGTTTGATATGGTGctactaaattgtcaaagtgtaaCCGAGCTTCAAAAAGTTTTGCAAGATGAAACGAGCAAGAATGTGCAACAGAACGGACAATTGAAAGGGTCTAATGGTGGAAAGGCACGTGGGAAGAAACATGGTGGTAAAAGGAACATGGTGGATTTGAGAACTCTCTTAACCCTTTGTGCACAAGCCGTTGCAGCTGATGATCGGAGGAGTGCTAATGAGCTAATCAAGCAAATCAGGCAGCATTCTTCACCTATGGGTGATGGGATGCGGAGGATAGCTCACTATTTCATTGATGGCCTAGAGGCACGCTTAGCTGGTTCCGGGACCCAAATTTACACTGCGCTTATCACAAAGCCGACTTCAGCCGCTGATGTGTTGAAAGCCCACCATCTGTTTCTTGCTGCTTGTCCTTTTAAGAAGCTCtcaaatttcttctcaaataagACTATAATGAATCTAGCTGAAGATGCTGCTAGGCTTCATATTATTGATTTTGGTATTCTATATGGTTTCCAATGGCCTTGCCTTATACGACGTCTCTCGTCTAGACCTGGTGGACCGCCTAAGTTAAGGATTACAGGGATTGATCTTCCACAACCGGGTTTTCGGCCGGCAGAAAGGGTGGAAGAGACAGGGCGCCGTCTTGCAAACTATGCTGAAACATTCAAAGTTCCGTTTGAGTTCCATGCTATTGCTCAGAAGTGGGACACCATTCAAATTGAGGACCTTGGGATTGATCGTGATGAAGTACTTGTTGTGAACTGTATGTACAGGCTTAGAAATCTACTAGATGAGACCGTGATTGTGGAGAGTCCAAGGATTAAGGTTCTTAACTTGATCAGGAAGATGAATCCTGATGTTTTCATACTGGGGATTGTGAATGGTGCTTATAGTGCTCCGTTCTTTATCACGAGATTTAGAGAGGCTCTCTTCCACTTTTCTACTTTATTTGATATGCTCGAGACTAACGTCCCTCGCGAAATTCCAGAACGGATGCTGATTGAAAGAGAGATATTTGGATGGGAGGCAATGAATGTCATTGCATGCGAGGGTGCTGAAAGGATTGAGAGGCCCGAGACTTACAAGCAGTGGCAGATGAGGAACACAAGGGCTGGTCTCAGACAGTTGCCTCTGAATAAGGAGATTATGAAGATAGCAAAGGAGAGGGTAGATACAGGATACCATAAGGACTTTGTAATCGATGAGGATAATCGCTGGCTGCTCCAAGGATGGAAAGGACGAATTGTTTATGCACTCTCGACTTGGGTTCCTGCCCCTTAGAAGGTAAAGTCTTGTGAAGTCCTTTACGGTCGGATTGCAGCCATTGATGGATTCCACATATATGGAGACAAGGTGTGGAAAACATCTCCCCTCTCACAGTCTCTTGCATGCATGACACATTTAGACATAAAGATGCACGAAAACATGGATTACTGTGCATGCAATTgatatgaaaaattgatattgATGATCTGATTGCTGCATTTTCCCAACAGGTTACATAAATAAGAAACCAGAGGCTGCTTACTGGTATGGAAAACATCTCCCCTCTCAGTCTCTTGCATGATGACACATTTAGACATAAAGATGCATGAAAACATGGATTACCGTGCACGCAATCgatatgaaaaattgatattgatgatctgtttgctGCATTTTCCCAACAGGTTACATAAATAAGAAACCAGGGGCTGCTTACTGGTATTTATCGAAAAGGTGAATCCATCATGTACCGAATTGCTAACATGTACCAGAGAATAATAGCCGGTGGTAAGATGTATTAGATCGAAGCTAGCGGTTTAGGTGAATGTTAAGTAGGTCCGACCGTCTTGAGTTTCTTGTTGTATTGGCCAGACGAGGTAGTGTTAAGTAGGTCTGACCATCTGAGTTTCAAATCCCGACATCATTATCCTCTTATTCTCATATTCAAATGCAATGAAGTTCATTAATGTATTTTCTTTTAAAGCTATAAGTACTTACAAatatcaaaaaaatgaaaaaacaaataaaaatctcCGTTGTTGCTTTCTGCAGAAGTGTCTTCATTTACAAAAAGAGAAAACCAATTCAAGTCTCATCGTATATAGGTTCGGCCTAAAGATGTATTAGATCGAAGCTAGTGGTTTAGGTGAATGTTAAGTAGGTCCGACCGTCTTGAGTTTCTTGTTGTATTGGCCATACGAGGTAATGTTAAGTAGGTCTGACCATCTGAGTTTCAAATCCCGACATCATTATCCTCTTATTCTCATATTCAAATGCAATGAAGTTcattaatatattttcttttaaagctATAAGTACttacaaataacaaaaaaatgaaaaaacaaataaaaatctcCGTTGTTGCTTTCTGCAGAAATGTCTTCATTTACAAAAAGAGAAAACCAATTCAAGTCTCATCGTATATAGGTTCGGCCTAAAGACCAGAGTCCCGTATCTTTAACTGGTGTCTGAAAAAACAAGTGAAAGTATTGTAAGAATAGAAGCTTTTAGAATCTTATAGAACTGAACTGTGTGTTGTCTGGTAATGATACTTACTGGTGTTTTCACAGATGGGAAGACATTCCAAAACCTTAAAGTCTCATCCCCTGCACCAGTCACTATGGTCtgcatgaaaagatgaaaaaaacaGTTATTATACTAAAATGAATTGTTTTCAACCTTTGAGAGTACGATTCATTGTTAAGGAAACGTTACCTGTCCATCAGGCGACATGGCTAGGTAGAGGACCCGAAAACTATGGCCTGTTAGAGTTGCAACCTTTGCCATTGATGGATATTTCCACACCATAATTTGATTTTGAGAGTATCCATGAGTGCTAACTATTTCATTCACATTCTTACTCCATGATAGATTGCATACTTGGCTCCCTGTGTCTATGTTGTTCAATTGGTGACCATTAGTAGTGTTCCAAAACCGAATACATCGGTCCGCAGTTCCACCACCCGATGCAAGAAGGTTGCTTTGATGGGGTGACCAAGCAATGGCTTTCACAGCGGCTGTATGTTCAGTCAATTTAAGAATTGGTTGCTGTGAATGCTGGTTCCAAACCAAAAGCTGATTATCATTCCCACCAGAAGCAAGTTCACGGTCATCATGTGACCATTTCAATCCACAAACCTCGGATTTATGCCCAACAAGCTTGCTAACGTAATCACTCGAAACTCGAAGATCATGCTGAAGAATGTTACGATCCCTGCTTCCAGATGACAGTATCCGCGAATTCCAAGCCAAGACACCGGTTCTTGTTTGATGTCCACCCATGGTTCGAACTTTCTTACACTGAGTTCCATCCCAAACCTATATATAACAATCAAAATGCTTAAACCTCAACCGTTTTTTACTCTAATGGATGACGAGTTCGAAACCGACAGTTAATTACCTGAACTTGACCGAGATTTGTACCGATTGATATGTAAGAACCTTCCCGGGTCCATTGAACAGCACAAACACTATCATTTGGTCCCAAATCACACAACTTTGTTACCTAAGAGCAAAACAGAAACATGTTAAAACTCTAAATACATTCATTTGTTCTAAATCCCTCAAAAGCATATATAAACTTACTTTACTATTGGATGCAGTCCATAAATAAACACAAGTACCCAACCCAACAGCAAGTACATTTTGAGATGACCAATCAACAAGGTTCAAATAGAAATCATCTTGAAGTGATGGAGCATCAAGAACCtgcattcatttcatttcaaCAAATTTGACATAAACTCGGGTATGAATCCGATGCGGGTATGAAAAGTAACTCGAAAATCGAAATATGTTACCTTATGGGGTGTCTTAGGGACTTTCCTAGGTGGTTTAGGAGGTGTAGATGCTTCGCTAGAGAAACCACTATCATGCCCCAAAATTGAAGGAGAATAAGGTGAGTTTGGCCCCGAATGTTCAGTTTTGAACCTCAACATATTCTTGTTAGGACTCATAGGTGAACCTTGACCTGCAGGAGAAAAACAAGACCCGAAATCAGAACCGAACAACTCAGATTTTAAAATCCGACAATAAGCTTCATTTCCCCCTTCTTTAGCAGGTGATTCCTTTTCCATTAACCCAAAAGTGTGTAGCCTTGATGAAGATCTACACGGGATGAACCTATCGCTACAAATCGTCGATTTCGACGATGATGGTGAACTTAAACTCGATATCATCCGTGGTGAAGATATCGAAATCGAACGAAGAGAAGAAGAACAAGGAGAAGAAGGGGAAGAAGTTTCTAGCCGGAGTGAAGTTTCGTTCATCCCAGCAGGGAGGTTTAAACCACTTTTTCTCCTTTGTGAAGACTCcattttttgagatttttggtTCCTTGCTTAGCTTGTGAGCTTCTTAAAATTGGGTTTcgtttagattttgaaaatggagATTAAAAATGGAAGACTTTTTGGTGGAGAAAAGAGCTCCTATAGGGTTTTCCAAAGGGGATATATTTTTGGGGGAGGAGCTGAAATTTCCTGCCTTTTCTTTAGATCTGCAACGGTCACATTTTGGTAGGGTAGATTGTGTTTCTTTTTATATGTTTAGAAAAGGGGGAAAGGAGGATGTCGTTTCGAGTTTTGTAGAATTAAAAACGACATGGGTCGTCGAATTTTGATACTAACGGTCATTTTTCATGAATAtatacatgcatgcatacatacatacatatattatatcAAAGTTCGTATCATAAAGAGCTGTCAGATTGATTTAGTTACCAAGTAATTTGCCAAATAGCCGTTGcttctgattttttatttttattttattaaaattttaccttttttgtatttacagatatttaatatataaattcttaaa includes these proteins:
- the LOC121207790 gene encoding scarecrow-like protein 9 encodes the protein MDGWLKGSNSFVDRVGLNDGTVLALSGRDFDNRFKNEKCVDIPSSEPVMIPGNSGNVVSSLGTCSDRVGLNDGTVLALSGRDFASQFKNENYVDVLPLEHVMVPGNLVPSFGTCSDIVGLNVDNQPVPIPGNSVPSSSVNEGDLHEDFDFSDEVLKYISQMLMEEDMEDKTCMFKESSAALQAAEKAFYEVLGERYPPSPKYDGDQNQESSDESHGQNCWGCSSASISSGSVVDPGHNHDFSEQRALNFPSQASSSHSSGNSTGSVVDGYADSPVSTVRLPEIFNNSESAIQFRKGFEEASKFLPNGGSLFVHGENDGLFLKELKEETKDVAVDKVDKDEISRDGSRGKKKPYPEDLSLECGRSTKQSLVYTESAVSPEMFDMVLLNCQSVTELQKVLQDETSKNVQQNGQLKGSNGGKARGKKHGGKRNMVDLRTLLTLCAQAVAADDRRSANELIKQIRQHSSPMGDGMRRIAHYFIDGLEARLAGSGTQIYTALITKPTSAADVLKAHHLFLAACPFKKLSNFFSNKTIMNLAEDAARLHIIDFGILYGFQWPCLIRRLSSRPGGPPKLRITGIDLPQPGFRPAERVEETGRRLANYAETFKVPFEFHAIAQKWDTIQIEDLGIDRDEVLVVNCMYRLRNLLDETVIVESPRIKVLNLIRKMNPDVFILGIVNGAYSAPFFITRFREALFHFSTLFDMLETNVPREIPERMLIEREIFGWEAMNVIACEGAERIERPETYKQWQMRNTRAGLRQLPLNKEIMKIAKERVDTGYHKDFVIDEDNRWLLQGWKGRIVYALSTWVPAP
- the LOC107930047 gene encoding protein FIZZY-RELATED 3; protein product: MESSQRRKSGLNLPAGMNETSLRLETSSPSSPCSSSLRSISISSPRMISSLSSPSSSKSTICSDRFIPCRSSSRLHTFGLMEKESPAKEGGNEAYCRILKSELFGSDFGSCFSPAGQGSPMSPNKNMLRFKTEHSGPNSPYSPSILGHDSGFSSEASTPPKPPRKVPKTPHKVLDAPSLQDDFYLNLVDWSSQNVLAVGLGTCVYLWTASNSKVTKLCDLGPNDSVCAVQWTREGSYISIGTNLGQVQVWDGTQCKKVRTMGGHQTRTGVLAWNSRILSSGSRDRNILQHDLRVSSDYVSKLVGHKSEVCGLKWSHDDRELASGGNDNQLLVWNQHSQQPILKLTEHTAAVKAIAWSPHQSNLLASGGGTADRCIRFWNTTNGHQLNNIDTGSQVCNLSWSKNVNEIVSTHGYSQNQIMVWKYPSMAKVATLTGHSFRVLYLAMSPDGQTIVTGAGDETLRFWNVFPSVKTPTPVKDTGLWSLGRTYIR